Proteins found in one Verrucomicrobiia bacterium genomic segment:
- a CDS encoding isopeptide-forming domain-containing fimbrial protein yields the protein MTIRKLMKNPFKGLARRLLGTLAVAGFAVAGAVTATASGPVFNNLPEDYDTLQVAKSGENWSRSTTAQIGDTVNLMVWDHNTVPDTTAHNVRVKVTLPTAVATSHTPSATVSADNADSVTGTSTISVGTASKIGYIPGTAKLYRNVGGQMQQVNWPAGVNPDDVVRGGVNLGDQRGCWTYAQAVLIQVKVEGGNPAINTNKRVQLDGGAAYSESVDNAQPNDVVNFKIFMENTGNATGVNPKIVDTLDSHLTYVPNSSIVKTKVNNEDKYTDYPDAQIQKNGQTLTWSFPDMAARPDAALYLQFQARLANKDAFPVGITTIQNCATAKFDGVSKDTNCVIIKVTRSVDEVISFSVKKEVKNLTLDSKWYDAQTAPAGPGDALAYSLTMVNTGNTTAKNVTLKDILPAGVTFDGNVMLYNRANPNGVSISGDAIVKGGHVFSEVVNGSDNYQTIVFRAKVTENCSSNMTLVNKAQVIYGGQVKAEDIATVLVSCVRGLVITKDVLNPATGQYQDSVSSFHEGDVIVFRINVQNTGNTTVTNPIVRDVLPQYTAYQANSLTIDGEFMSQAVQDAFWNGGIKLTNLTPGMGKTLTFRLKVTDCPPFGDTVITNRAFAKADHIAEISDTATATVKVRRPDLP from the coding sequence ATGACTATACGCAAACTCATGAAAAATCCCTTCAAAGGATTGGCACGCCGACTACTTGGCACGCTCGCTGTGGCGGGATTTGCAGTAGCTGGTGCTGTCACGGCAACAGCTTCGGGACCGGTTTTCAATAACCTCCCAGAGGACTACGACACCCTTCAAGTCGCTAAAAGCGGCGAAAACTGGAGTCGTTCTACTACTGCCCAGATTGGTGACACCGTTAACCTCATGGTATGGGACCACAACACGGTTCCAGATACCACCGCTCACAATGTGCGCGTGAAGGTTACTCTGCCAACCGCTGTGGCAACAAGCCACACTCCAAGCGCTACGGTTTCGGCCGACAACGCTGACAGTGTGACTGGTACATCTACCATCTCGGTAGGTACTGCATCTAAGATCGGGTACATCCCAGGTACGGCAAAGCTTTACCGGAATGTAGGCGGTCAGATGCAGCAGGTTAACTGGCCAGCTGGCGTTAACCCAGACGATGTCGTCCGGGGTGGCGTCAACCTAGGAGACCAGCGCGGATGCTGGACCTATGCACAGGCCGTACTGATTCAGGTAAAGGTTGAAGGCGGTAACCCTGCCATCAACACAAACAAGCGGGTGCAGCTTGATGGTGGTGCTGCCTACAGCGAGTCTGTAGACAACGCTCAACCAAACGACGTGGTGAACTTCAAGATTTTCATGGAGAACACCGGGAATGCGACTGGGGTAAATCCTAAGATCGTAGATACCCTGGATAGCCATCTGACGTACGTACCTAACTCTTCCATCGTGAAGACAAAGGTTAACAACGAGGACAAGTATACGGATTATCCGGATGCTCAGATCCAAAAGAATGGTCAGACCCTGACATGGTCCTTCCCGGACATGGCAGCCCGGCCAGATGCGGCTCTGTATCTTCAGTTCCAGGCTCGCCTTGCGAACAAAGATGCATTCCCAGTGGGTATTACTACCATCCAGAACTGCGCTACGGCTAAGTTTGACGGTGTTAGCAAGGATACGAACTGCGTAATCATCAAGGTTACCCGTTCAGTAGACGAGGTTATTAGCTTCTCTGTTAAAAAGGAAGTGAAGAACCTTACCCTAGACTCTAAGTGGTACGATGCCCAGACAGCTCCTGCTGGCCCTGGCGACGCACTTGCTTACAGTTTGACAATGGTGAATACAGGCAACACTACTGCCAAGAACGTGACCCTTAAGGATATCCTTCCTGCGGGCGTTACCTTTGACGGCAACGTCATGTTGTACAACCGCGCTAACCCGAACGGTGTCTCCATCTCTGGTGATGCTATCGTAAAGGGCGGCCATGTATTCAGCGAAGTAGTGAATGGTAGCGACAACTACCAGACAATCGTCTTCCGTGCCAAAGTTACCGAAAACTGCTCAAGTAACATGACCTTGGTTAACAAGGCTCAGGTTATCTACGGCGGCCAGGTAAAGGCTGAAGACATTGCTACTGTTCTTGTCAGCTGCGTTCGCGGCCTTGTGATTACAAAGGATGTCCTTAACCCGGCCACTGGCCAGTACCAGGATTCCGTAAGTAGTTTCCACGAAGGTGATGTGATCGTCTTCCGGATTAACGTTCAGAACACTGGTAATACCACTGTGACGAACCCAATCGTCCGTGACGTTCTCCCACAGTACACTGCCTACCAGGCTAACTCCCTCACGATTGACGGTGAGTTTATGTCCCAGGCTGTACAGGATGCTTTCTGGAACGGTGGTATCAAGCTTACCAACCTGACCCCAGGTATGGGTAAGACGCTTACCTTCCGCCTCAAGGTTACTGACTGTCCTCCATTTGGTGACACAGTCATTACCAACCGTGCCTTTGCAAAAGCAGACCATATCGCTGAAATCAGTGATACGGCAACCGCTACCGTGAAGGTTCGCCGTCCAGACCTTCCATAA